Within the Eucalyptus grandis isolate ANBG69807.140 chromosome 1, ASM1654582v1, whole genome shotgun sequence genome, the region CTCTGACTCGCCACGACCCGGTCTCTTCCCCACAAAACAAAGCGCTACTCCAGCTCCAGCTTCTCcaaccactctctctctctttctctcggtgCGGGGAAGGAGCTGGGTTCTGTCGAGGTACGCACTTCGTCCGCTTGTTCTTGGTCTGGATATTTGAATTCGCTGGAGTTGAATGTTTTCCGGGTTCTGTTTCTTGCCTGCTTAATCTGATTGAAAAGCTCGCGGCTTTTTGGATGCTCGGGCTTGAGTGACCGAAAGCTTTATCTGGGTATCCCAGTTTGTGTATGCTCCGTTTTAATATCGCGGTTTTTGTGTGTCCTGTCGCCTTGTGATCCGCTGGATATATGCATAGGAGTGTTCAGTATGTCAAAACTCTGAAACTCCGGCCGTCGGATCGGTTGACTTTCTGCACCTTCTTCTGTGTGCATTGGCACTGTGGGGTTGTGAGGATTTATCCGGGGAGGATTAGAAGGGGGTCTCCCGTGGGGCGTCTGTTGTTTCCGGGAATTCTGAcctggtggtggcggcggcggcggcttggATTGTGGTCTTTCTGGTCCCAAGCTCTGTTTGGTGAGATCTTGTGGAGTGGATGGGTATGGATCCTCGCTTTAATGGGTATTCCGCTTCTGTGGCCGGGCTTTCATTGGATAAGCAATCGTTGCCGTGGTTTGCGGATCCGACTTTGGTTCCTGGAGACAAATTGGAGACCAATGGCTTCAGAGGAGGAGTTCAATACGTTTCATCCCCTGTGGCGACACAGATTAGTGGAGCCCCGAGTGCCTCGAATTCATGTATGACCCAGGAGGAGGATTCGCCGGAAGATTGCGACTTCTCTGATGCGGTTTTGAGGTACATAAGTGAGATGCTTATGGAAGAAGATATGGAGGAAAAGAATTGTATGCTTCAAGAGTCCTTGGACCTTCAAGCTGCTGAGAAATCTCTTTATGAGGCTATCGGTAAGAAGTATCCTCCTTCGCCTGAACCAGTCCCAAATAATACCTATCTAAGTGGTGAGAGTCCCGAGGATGACCTCTCTGTGAATAGTTATGGCTGTTTAATGAATAATCCTCTGGTATCACATTCGTGTGAGAACACTTCCTTGCATCAAGTGCCGAGTCTTTCATTATATGGCCTTTCTCAGTCATCTTATGCATCTTCCAATAGTGGCGTCGGTGGTATGGATGGATTTGTAGACTCCCCCGCTAGTGTTGCTCAGGGTCCTGATTTCAGTGGTGAGAGTCATTCCATTTGGCAGTTTAATAAGGGAGTTGAAGAAGCTAGTAAGTTTCTTCCTGGAGGTAACAGGTTTTTTGATAATGCGGTGTCAAAAGGGTCCTTAACTGAGTCGAAGGTAAGATCTAGCAAGGTGGCAGCCAAGCTAGAGAGGAAGGATCATTGCGAGTGTTCTCCTAATGGATCGCGGGGGAGGAAGAATCCCCACAGAGGGGATGCCgatcttgaagaagagaggagTAGCAAGCAAGCTGCCGTTTTCTCTGAATCACCACTCCGATCAGACATGTTTGATAATGTGTTGATTTGTGATGAAGATCAGGATCACATAACTGTACTTCAAGAAACCTTGCAGGATGGGAGGGATACGGTAAATATGTTGCGCAATGGGCAATCTAAGGGATTAAAAGGTGGTAAAGGACGTGGGAGAAAACAAAATGGGAAGAAGGAAGTCGTTGATTTGAGAACTCTCTTGATTAATTGTGCACAAGCAGTTGCAGCTGATGACCATTTAAGCACAAGTGAGTTTTTGAAGCAGATTAGGCAGCATTCTTCTCCTTTTGGGGATGGAAATCAGAGATTAGCTCACTGCCTTGCAGATGCGCTTGAAGCTCGCCAGGCTGGCACGGGTAGCCAGATCTATAAAGGTCTCATTAGCAAGAGAACTTCAGCTGCCAACATTTTGAAAGCTTACCATCTTTTCCTAGCTGCTTGCCCATTTAGGAAGCTTTCTCACTTCACTGCAAACAGGACAATTAGGAGTGTAGCATCAGATTCCATGAGGGTCCACATTATTGATTTTGGTATTCTTTATGGTTTTCAGTGGCCAACGCTTATGCAACGGTTCTCATCAAGACCTGGTGGACCCCCAAAAGTTCGGATCACTGGGATAGATTTCCCCCAACCTGGCTTTCGGCCAGCGGAGCGAGTTGAGGAAACAGGTCGGAGATTAGCAGCTTATGCTGAGCTTTTCAAAGTCCCATTTGAGTACAATGCAATAGCAAAGAAATGGGAAACCATTCAGGTTGAAGAACTCAAAATTGACAAGGATGAGTTACTTGTTGTTAACTGTATATATCGCTCAAAAAACTTACTCGATGAATCGGTAGCAGCTGACAGTATGAGAAATATGGTCATTAAATTGA harbors:
- the LOC104436646 gene encoding scarecrow-like protein 9, with the translated sequence MGMDPRFNGYSASVAGLSLDKQSLPWFADPTLVPGDKLETNGFRGGVQYVSSPVATQISGAPSASNSCMTQEEDSPEDCDFSDAVLRYISEMLMEEDMEEKNCMLQESLDLQAAEKSLYEAIGKKYPPSPEPVPNNTYLSGESPEDDLSVNSYGCLMNNPLVSHSCENTSLHQVPSLSLYGLSQSSYASSNSGVGGMDGFVDSPASVAQGPDFSGESHSIWQFNKGVEEASKFLPGGNRFFDNAVSKGSLTESKVRSSKVAAKLERKDHCECSPNGSRGRKNPHRGDADLEEERSSKQAAVFSESPLRSDMFDNVLICDEDQDHITVLQETLQDGRDTVNMLRNGQSKGLKGGKGRGRKQNGKKEVVDLRTLLINCAQAVAADDHLSTSEFLKQIRQHSSPFGDGNQRLAHCLADALEARQAGTGSQIYKGLISKRTSAANILKAYHLFLAACPFRKLSHFTANRTIRSVASDSMRVHIIDFGILYGFQWPTLMQRFSSRPGGPPKVRITGIDFPQPGFRPAERVEETGRRLAAYAELFKVPFEYNAIAKKWETIQVEELKIDKDELLVVNCIYRSKNLLDESVAADSMRNMVIKLIRRINPDVFIHGILNGSYNAPFFVTRFREALFHFSALFDMLETLVPRENRERMLIEKEMFGREALNVIACEGWERVERPETYKQWQVRNLRAGFVQHPFDRDIVKMATEKVQSSYHKDFMIDESGRWLLLGWKGRIIYALSAWKPA